The genomic stretch AAGAATACAAATCAGTATTTTTATGTCACCTTTAAATGTACACGTAAATCGCTACCCTATTTCAGGATTGGTGAAATACGCAAAATATCATCCTGGTGCATATTTGGTGGCGTGGCACCCAAAGTCGAGCTTACTTAATGAACGTACCTCAGTAGTGGTAGAAAACCCAGAAGGAACACCTGTAATGTACAAGCAGATTGCTGGAGCATTGGCAAGAAGAATAATAATGTATGCCAAAGAGGGCGCAAAAGTATTGCAGGGTACTGACTCAGGATTTATTAAGTTTGGATCTCGTGTAGATATTATTTTACCGCTTGACGCAAATGTGTTGGTAAAAGTTGGAGACAAAGCTCGCGGAGGGGAGCAGATTTTAGCAGAACTAAAGTAAATTTGATGGCAAAGCTAGTAGTAATGGAGGACAAAAGTCTGGACACCGAATTTTGGAAGTATGTGGAAATTGGCAGCGGCCTTCCTCCTCAAACGGCAGACAACATGCTCATCGCTTACGCCTACTTTAAGCAAGGTACTATTGGTAACAATACCCACACCCGCCCTCACGAATCTTCCAACGTAATTGAAACTTTCAAGCATGACGCCTGGTACCGCCTTCAAGGCATGCCCAAAGAAGAAGCCATGCAAAAGTATATTGACACTATAAAGTTATTGGAGAAAGAAGGCGGTGAGTAAGTTAAGTAGTAGCCAAAGTTTCTTTAGCCCAATTTAGGCCAATTTCCAGCTGCTCTTTTAAGCTTAGTTCAGAGTTATCCAAAAGACGAGCATCTTCTGCTTGCATCAAAGGGCTGTCTTCGCGAGTACTATCAATCAAATCGCGCTGCATAAGGTTAGCTTCCACTTCTTGTTTGGTTACATCCTTTCCTCTACGGATAAGTTCACCATGTCTGCGTGAAGTACGCACCGCTTGTCTTGCTGTTACAAATATTTTGAGCTCTGCATCAGGCATTACCACCGTACCAATGTCGCGGCCATCCATTACCACCTCCTTTTTGCCAGCCATTTTTTGCTGAGCCTTCACCAAAAACTTTCGCACTTCTGAAATAGAAGCTACATCGCTCACGTACTTAGCAACTTCCAATTCACGAATTTCTTCCTCTACATCTTCACCATTTAAGTGTAAATCGGAGGCTCCTCGTTCACGATTGAAAATGAACTCTAAATGCATATCTTCTAGATAATCAGCAAGATTTTCGGCAATTCGGCCATTTTTGATAAGGCCATTTTTGAGGGCATAAAGAGTGACGCCTCTATACATTGCTCCGCTATCTACATAGCGATATCCAAGTGCTGCTGCTAAATCTTTGGCAAGTGTACTTTTTCCTGTAGAAGAATAGCCATCTACGGCTATATTGATAGATTTAGGCATGGCCCGCTTTACTTTTTAAAGTCACCAAGATTAGTGACCAAACTAAAATTGTTGGCACCTCCGGCAACGTGATACATATTTCGAGCGTAGTTAATTCTAAATTTTGAAATTTTCAAGCCCAAGCCAAAAGAAAATCCTGCTGAAGTCCTTCTGGTATCCAAATTAAGCTCTTGTCTTTTTCTAAAATTATACCCAAACTGGATGTTGAAACTCTTAGTAGGCGCGAACTCAGCACCAATTACTAAGTGTCGCAATACGTTATTCATCACACCCGGCTTATCTTCTTCTATTTCTCCTGTAAGGCTATTCACTTTTACATTACTGGGGTCATCATACCTCAGGTCCCAAGTTTCCAACTGCTCCCATGTAAGTGACCACCTTAGCGGTAAATGCTCAAATCTATTGCTAATACCTAATTGTAATTCAAACGGAAGTTTTTCTCTTTGTGCATCATAGGCATTAAACTGGAATCCTATATTTTTTGCCACCAAGGCAATAGAAAGTCTCTTTCGCGGAATTTGATAAGTAGCTGCTAAATCCAGTGCCATCCCTGTAGACGAGTAAGCTTCAAGAGTAGAGTTTATCACTTTTAAGTTTGCACCAAAACTCCAATTGGTGTCTAACTGATAACCATAACCAATGGTGAGGGCTACATCTGCTCCGCCAAATTCTCCAGCTCTTATACCCAAGGTATTTGCTCTGTCAAAATCACCATAATCTAAATAGCGTAAGCCAATTGAAAACGTACCAATACTATCATAATGACGCGCGTAGGTTACATCTCCTAGCAAAATATCACTTAGATAATCTACCATGCTGATACTAACCTGACCGCTCATTTCTTTATTGAGAAGCGAAGGATTCCATAGGGCAAAATTTACGTCTTGCTCAGTATTAGCAATAGCTACTCCTCCTTGCCCCGCCACACGAGCCGAAGGAACAATGTTCAGAAATTGGTAAGCATTTTGACCACCAATTTGGGCACTGAGTGTACCGGATAAAAGAATAAGCAGCGATAGCAGTTTCTTCATAAATGCGAAAATATCTATTTATAGCTAATGGCAAGCTAAATATCTAAATCAGATTATAGAACGTACAAGGTTCAATTAAATTACCACCGTTTTATTTTCCAACAGCATTTTTTGATTTAGCTTTATAAAACAATAGCCCCATGAAGTTCATGGGGCTATCTTATATATCTTAAAGAGTAAACTCCTTTAATTCGCTATCCTAAGCTTGTTTCAAACCAATTGGCCTTTTATCAGACATGTCAATTGCATTTTTCACAGGTTTATCCGTCAATGCAAATTTTATCACATCCATCATATTCTCAACATAATGGAAGTTCAACCCTTCCAAATAGTCAGCACGGATTTCCTCGATATCCTTTCTGTTATCTTCACAAAGAATGATATTTTGAATATCAGCACGCTTGGCAGCAAGAATCTTTTCCTTAATACCTCCTACTGGCAGTACTTTTCCACGAAGAGTTATTTCACCAGTCATAGCTGTCTTTTCACGCACTTGCTTTTGAGCAAATAGCGAAGCCAAAGAAGTTAAAATTGTAATACCGGCTGAAGGTCCATCTTTTGGTGTGGCACCTTCAGGGAAGTGAATATGCACATCCCATTGGTCAAACAAGTTGTAATTGATGTTAAATTCATCAGCGTGGGCCTTCAAATATGCCATAGCTATGATAGCCGATTCCTTCATCACATCCCCCAAGTTTCCGGTCACGGTAAGCTTACCTTTCCCTTTGCTCAATGATGATTCAATAAAAAGAATAGCGCCACCAACGGGCGTCCAGGCAAGGCCCGTAACCACCCCTGCAATATCATTACCTTGGTATTTGTCTTTATTAAAACGCTCTGGCCCCAACACTTCCTTCACATCAGAAACCTTTAGCTTCTTGATGTAATCCTTCTCCATGGCTACATTTTTGGCCGCATAGCGAGCCACTTTAGCCATCACTTTATCAAGGCCACGTACACCTGATTCACGGGTGTAGTTGTCTACGATATATTCAAGCACTTTCTTGTCAGCAGATAAATCTTTTGGCTTAATACCATGCTCTTTAAGCTGCTTTGGCAAAAGGTGTCTCTTTGCAATTTCCACCTTCTCCTCTACCGTGTAGCCATTTATTTCAATGATTTCCATTCTATCGCGAAGCGCGGGGTGAATCGAACTCAAATTATTAGCTGTAGCAATAAACATCACCTTGCTCAGGTCATAGCCCAACTCCAGGTAGTTATCATAAAATTCACTGTTTTGCTCAGGGTCAAGCACCTCAAGCATGGCAGATTGTGGGTCACCATGCCCTCCTCCACTTGCTAATTTATCTATCTCATCCAGCACAAAAACCGGATTTGACGTACCAGCTTTCTTTATGCTTTGAATCAATCGGCCAGGCATGGCGCCAATGTAGGTTTTGCGGTGTCCACGGATTTCTGCTTCATCACGCATTCCACCAAGAGACATACGAATATACTCGCGTCCCAAAGCTTCGGCTACAGATTTTCCAAGACTGGTTTTACCAACTCCCGGAGGGCCGTATAAGCAAAGGATTGGCGCCTTCATATCACCCTTTAGCTTAAGCACAGCAAGGTGTTCCAAAATACGCTCCTTCACTTTTTCCAAACCGTAATGATCGCGGTCTAGTATTTTTTCCGCTTTCGCTAAATCAAAAGTGTCCTTTGAATATTCATTCCAGGGCAGGTCGAGCATAAACTCCAAATAGTTGCGCTGAATGCTAAATTCAGGAACCTGTGGATTGATGCGCTGTATTTTTTTCAATTCCTTTTCAAAAACCTCCTTAATATTATCCGGCCACTTTTTCTTTTCGGCACGGGCACGCATTTCTTCAATTTCTTCCTCCGAAGTATTTCCTCCAAGCTCTTCCTGAATCTGCTTCATCTGCTGATGCAAAAAGTACTCGCGCTGCTGCTGATCAAACTCGGTTTTTACCTTGCTTTGGATTTCATTCTTCATCTCCAACATGCGAAGCTCATCATGTAGATGCTTCAATACCATATTGGCGCGCTCCTTCATGTCTCGGATTTCCAAAAGC from Owenweeksia hongkongensis DSM 17368 encodes the following:
- the porQ gene encoding type IX secretion system protein PorQ, producing MKKLLSLLILLSGTLSAQIGGQNAYQFLNIVPSARVAGQGGVAIANTEQDVNFALWNPSLLNKEMSGQVSISMVDYLSDILLGDVTYARHYDSIGTFSIGLRYLDYGDFDRANTLGIRAGEFGGADVALTIGYGYQLDTNWSFGANLKVINSTLEAYSSTGMALDLAATYQIPRKRLSIALVAKNIGFQFNAYDAQREKLPFELQLGISNRFEHLPLRWSLTWEQLETWDLRYDDPSNVKVNSLTGEIEEDKPGVMNNVLRHLVIGAEFAPTKSFNIQFGYNFRKRQELNLDTRRTSAGFSFGLGLKISKFRINYARNMYHVAGGANNFSLVTNLGDFKK
- the cmk gene encoding (d)CMP kinase yields the protein MPKSINIAVDGYSSTGKSTLAKDLAAALGYRYVDSGAMYRGVTLYALKNGLIKNGRIAENLADYLEDMHLEFIFNRERGASDLHLNGEDVEEEIRELEVAKYVSDVASISEVRKFLVKAQQKMAGKKEVVMDGRDIGTVVMPDAELKIFVTARQAVRTSRRHGELIRRGKDVTKQEVEANLMQRDLIDSTREDSPLMQAEDARLLDNSELSLKEQLEIGLNWAKETLATT
- a CDS encoding phosphatidylserine decarboxylase family protein, whose protein sequence is MIRLHTEGKTILFRALLILAVINVAVFLLFTNEWVENIVLIVSIVIYALVLQFFRNPKRYHQVDNNQVIAPCDGKVVVIEEIDEQEYFKDRRIQISIFMSPLNVHVNRYPISGLVKYAKYHPGAYLVAWHPKSSLLNERTSVVVENPEGTPVMYKQIAGALARRIIMYAKEGAKVLQGTDSGFIKFGSRVDIILPLDANVLVKVGDKARGGEQILAELK
- the lon gene encoding endopeptidase La, with translation MKSRDIFDMDSLSLDQVISEDTEFIPLMTHDDEDNMEKEEVPETLAILPLRNTVLFPGVVIPITAGRDKSIQLLQQANKDKTLIGVVSQKDGNNEDPGKEDIYGVGTVARIVRMFKMPDGNTTVIIQGKKRFEVEEVTEEEPYMKARVTILTEKKVRKDNQKFAALIDSIKDMALKIIKESPNIPSEAAFALKNIESDTFLLNFISSNMNLDVDAKQELLEIRDMKERANMVLKHLHDELRMLEMKNEIQSKVKTEFDQQQREYFLHQQMKQIQEELGGNTSEEEIEEMRARAEKKKWPDNIKEVFEKELKKIQRINPQVPEFSIQRNYLEFMLDLPWNEYSKDTFDLAKAEKILDRDHYGLEKVKERILEHLAVLKLKGDMKAPILCLYGPPGVGKTSLGKSVAEALGREYIRMSLGGMRDEAEIRGHRKTYIGAMPGRLIQSIKKAGTSNPVFVLDEIDKLASGGGHGDPQSAMLEVLDPEQNSEFYDNYLELGYDLSKVMFIATANNLSSIHPALRDRMEIIEINGYTVEEKVEIAKRHLLPKQLKEHGIKPKDLSADKKVLEYIVDNYTRESGVRGLDKVMAKVARYAAKNVAMEKDYIKKLKVSDVKEVLGPERFNKDKYQGNDIAGVVTGLAWTPVGGAILFIESSLSKGKGKLTVTGNLGDVMKESAIIAMAYLKAHADEFNINYNLFDQWDVHIHFPEGATPKDGPSAGITILTSLASLFAQKQVREKTAMTGEITLRGKVLPVGGIKEKILAAKRADIQNIILCEDNRKDIEEIRADYLEGLNFHYVENMMDVIKFALTDKPVKNAIDMSDKRPIGLKQA
- a CDS encoding acyl-CoA-binding protein, with product MAKLVVMEDKSLDTEFWKYVEIGSGLPPQTADNMLIAYAYFKQGTIGNNTHTRPHESSNVIETFKHDAWYRLQGMPKEEAMQKYIDTIKLLEKEGGE